In Pseudoalteromonas sp. NC201, a single window of DNA contains:
- a CDS encoding GrpB family protein, with product MNTNVAVVSYNSDWPHQFNKEKQAILAHLSKANVAALHHIGSTSVPQLCAKPIVDMLLEVNDLDKLDIESEKLRDLGYEIMGEFGIAGRRYFRKGIASRTHHLHAFLAGSDGVKRHLAFRDYLITFPDIARQYARVKQEAVNACNQNMEKYIAFKNDFIQYHEQHALLWRFG from the coding sequence ATGAATACCAATGTAGCAGTGGTAAGTTACAATTCGGATTGGCCGCACCAGTTCAATAAAGAGAAACAGGCGATACTCGCTCATCTATCCAAGGCAAATGTAGCTGCTTTACACCATATAGGCAGTACATCGGTGCCACAGCTGTGTGCTAAACCAATAGTTGATATGCTATTGGAAGTAAATGACTTAGATAAATTAGACATAGAGTCAGAAAAACTGCGTGATTTAGGTTATGAGATAATGGGAGAGTTTGGTATTGCTGGGCGTCGTTATTTTCGTAAAGGCATAGCGTCTAGAACTCATCATCTGCATGCTTTTTTAGCCGGTTCTGATGGAGTTAAACGTCACCTTGCCTTTCGTGACTATTTAATTACTTTTCCAGATATAGCGAGGCAATATGCTAGGGTTAAGCAAGAAGCTGTAAACGCCTGTAACCAGAATATGGAGAAGTACATTGCATTTAAGAATGACTTTATTCAATACCATGAGCAGCATGCATTGCTATGGCGGTTTGGTTAA
- a CDS encoding methyl-accepting chemotaxis protein: protein MAVLENLTIRRRLQVNALVVGIALVVMLIMIMYEARTMLKLNETIQYAEELDIHELAMRKHEKNFLFYKQVNSLDEFENEYRELQTKLALLQGTFSDFDIDLGRINEFERLAKSYYDDFQKVVQLQKTIGLHPKDALYGELRGAVHEVETLLKEQQNYQLLSTMLQLRRAEKDFMLRFDTKYLKRFDELVAQFSQEIRSAGFNAQYQSKLLSLLSTYQSKFAGLVRAQEALGLDLTSGALGKMKVSVEKSDAVVSEVVEQAKAEIKENVDKTQMLAIGVFVVAGIIVMTLVLSTSRSIIQPVERVYQTIERIRRENNLSLQIEQSGNDEITIMTRDFNSLISDFRDLIADVNGALATINEATDHLTETTAQTSTGMAEQLHEADMVATAATEMQATIQDISHNTGEAAHKAETTNENAQQGRREVTATIEHIMQLSESLGGASSVVAQLERDGETIGSVLDVIRGIAEQTNLLALNAAIEAARAGEQGRGFAVVADEVRSLAQRTQDSTQEIESIISTLQQRTREVVNIMEQCREQGNESVSQAEKAGELLSMITQDVQTIMEMSTHIATAIDEQNQVASEVNKNVVKIRDIAQGASEHAHSNAQSSEEVAEQARVLHEAVAKYQV from the coding sequence ATGGCGGTATTAGAAAATCTGACTATCAGACGTCGTTTGCAAGTGAATGCATTAGTGGTAGGGATTGCCTTGGTTGTTATGTTAATTATGATCATGTACGAAGCTCGTACTATGCTGAAATTGAATGAAACCATTCAATATGCAGAAGAGCTCGACATTCATGAATTAGCAATGCGCAAACACGAGAAAAATTTCCTTTTTTACAAGCAGGTAAATTCACTCGATGAGTTTGAAAACGAGTATCGTGAGCTGCAAACTAAGCTCGCTTTGTTGCAAGGTACTTTTTCTGATTTTGATATCGATTTAGGTCGGATCAACGAATTTGAACGCTTAGCAAAAAGTTATTACGATGACTTTCAAAAAGTGGTGCAATTACAAAAAACAATTGGCTTGCATCCAAAGGATGCTCTTTACGGTGAGCTTCGTGGTGCGGTACACGAGGTAGAAACACTACTAAAAGAGCAGCAGAATTATCAACTCCTTTCAACCATGCTGCAGCTTCGTCGAGCCGAAAAAGACTTTATGTTACGTTTTGATACCAAATATCTTAAGCGTTTTGACGAGCTAGTTGCACAGTTTTCTCAGGAAATTCGTAGTGCTGGGTTTAACGCTCAATATCAATCTAAGCTACTTAGTTTATTGAGCACCTATCAATCCAAATTTGCGGGTTTAGTTCGAGCACAAGAAGCACTTGGCTTAGATTTAACGAGCGGTGCGCTTGGCAAGATGAAAGTGAGTGTTGAGAAAAGTGATGCGGTGGTCTCTGAAGTCGTGGAGCAGGCAAAGGCAGAGATCAAAGAAAACGTTGATAAAACTCAGATGCTTGCCATCGGTGTATTTGTTGTGGCTGGTATTATCGTGATGACTTTGGTGTTATCGACTAGTCGCTCAATTATTCAGCCCGTAGAGCGCGTTTATCAAACCATTGAGCGCATTCGTCGTGAAAATAATTTAAGTCTACAAATTGAACAAAGCGGTAATGACGAAATCACGATTATGACCCGTGATTTTAATAGCTTAATTTCTGACTTCAGAGATCTCATTGCTGATGTGAATGGAGCGTTGGCAACTATTAATGAAGCCACGGATCATTTAACGGAGACAACGGCCCAAACGAGTACTGGTATGGCTGAGCAGTTGCACGAAGCGGATATGGTTGCAACCGCTGCGACCGAGATGCAAGCGACGATCCAAGACATTTCTCATAATACGGGTGAAGCGGCGCATAAAGCCGAGACAACGAATGAAAATGCGCAACAAGGTCGCCGTGAGGTTACTGCAACAATTGAGCACATCATGCAGTTATCGGAATCGTTAGGTGGTGCTTCAAGTGTTGTTGCTCAGTTAGAGCGTGACGGTGAAACTATTGGCTCGGTATTGGATGTGATCCGTGGTATTGCAGAGCAAACAAACTTACTTGCGCTAAACGCTGCTATTGAAGCTGCACGTGCGGGAGAGCAAGGTCGAGGTTTTGCTGTTGTAGCGGATGAAGTTAGGTCACTTGCGCAGCGTACTCAAGACTCCACGCAAGAAATCGAAAGTATCATTTCTACACTGCAACAGCGTACACGAGAAGTGGTGAACATCATGGAACAATGTCGTGAACAAGGCAATGAAAGTGTGTCGCAAGCCGAAAAGGCTGGGGAGTTGCTCAGCATGATCACCCAAGATGTGCAAACGATTATGGAAATGAGCACACATATCGCGACGGCAATTGATGAACAAAACCAAGTTGCTTCAGAAGTGAATAAAAACGTGGTTAAGATCAGAGACATTGCGCAAGGTGCCTCAGAGCATGCTCACTCTAATGCGCAAAGTAGTGAAGAAGTCGCAGAGCAAGCGCGCGTATTACACGAAGCCGTGGCTAAGTATCAGGTATAA
- a CDS encoding MJ1255/VC2487 family glycosyltransferase: MKILYGVQGTGNGHTTRARVMANCFRNMGISVDYFFSGRPSENYFDMHDFGDYRSCRGLSFVTERGQLNRLKTFQSLKFGEFIRDVRKLDVSGYDLIFNDFEPVSAWAGKLAKVPVIAMSHQASYLYDAVPQFAVQPWHKALIRYFAPADIHLGVHWQPFDKHIIPPFIPYEAEQEQCASVINKVLVYLPFEALDSIIELLKDFPDKEFYCYHPDADNASLQHIHLRKPSRSGFIQDLRNTSGVIANAGFELSSEALKLGKKLLLKPLDGQFEQQNNAQTLAELGHAQVMNYLNAGALEEWLRTDAKASFYFPSDPSLLVEWLIGGQWHNIDLLHNQLWNGVNNLYVKAA, encoded by the coding sequence ATGAAAATACTATATGGTGTTCAAGGAACGGGAAATGGCCATACGACTCGAGCTCGGGTAATGGCAAATTGCTTTCGCAACATGGGAATTTCTGTTGACTACTTTTTTTCTGGACGTCCTTCGGAAAACTATTTCGATATGCATGATTTTGGTGATTATCGCAGTTGCCGAGGGTTGTCATTCGTTACCGAGCGTGGCCAGTTAAATCGTTTAAAAACTTTTCAGTCGCTCAAGTTTGGTGAGTTTATTCGCGACGTTAGAAAATTAGATGTATCAGGTTATGATTTGATCTTTAACGACTTTGAGCCTGTCAGTGCGTGGGCAGGAAAGCTGGCAAAGGTTCCGGTGATAGCAATGAGTCATCAAGCGTCATATTTATATGATGCTGTTCCACAATTTGCCGTACAGCCTTGGCACAAAGCCCTGATCCGGTATTTTGCACCAGCTGATATTCATCTTGGGGTGCACTGGCAACCGTTTGATAAGCATATTATTCCGCCTTTTATTCCTTACGAGGCTGAGCAGGAGCAATGTGCATCGGTAATTAACAAAGTTTTGGTTTATCTGCCGTTTGAAGCTTTGGATAGCATTATTGAGTTGTTAAAAGATTTCCCTGATAAGGAGTTTTACTGCTATCACCCGGATGCTGACAATGCTTCTTTGCAACATATTCACCTGAGAAAACCGAGTCGTTCTGGGTTTATTCAGGACTTAAGAAATACCAGTGGTGTGATTGCAAATGCCGGGTTTGAGCTGTCTAGTGAAGCATTAAAACTCGGTAAAAAACTGCTACTTAAACCATTAGATGGTCAATTTGAACAGCAGAATAATGCGCAGACGCTAGCCGAGCTCGGTCATGCCCAAGTGATGAATTATCTCAATGCTGGGGCGCTGGAAGAATGGCTGCGAACAGACGCGAAGGCATCGTTTTATTTTCCATCCGATCCTAGCTTGCTAGTGGAGTGGTTGATAGGAGGTCAATGGCACAATATTGATTTATTGCACAATCAACTCTGGAATGGTGTTAATAATTTGTATGTAAAAGCGGCGTAA
- a CDS encoding phosphatase PAP2 family protein: protein MMKAKLAELDAALYFVVFCPKPRNWFRLIALGLSKSGNGGLYVLVAIACALFLEQLGQQFALTVILAFAIERPLYFYLKNRFARLRPCDCYAVKALLTPSDKFSLPSGHSAGAWLYATCLMEQIPLAAFPLMIWASGVSLSRVIVGVHYPLDVVLGAAMGVACASLAIVILGSV from the coding sequence ATGATGAAAGCAAAACTAGCCGAGCTGGACGCTGCATTATACTTTGTGGTGTTTTGCCCTAAACCAAGAAACTGGTTTAGATTGATAGCATTAGGTCTATCCAAAAGTGGCAACGGTGGACTCTATGTGTTGGTCGCAATTGCGTGCGCTCTGTTTTTGGAGCAGCTAGGTCAGCAATTTGCACTCACCGTGATTTTGGCCTTTGCAATTGAAAGGCCGCTTTACTTCTATCTAAAAAATCGTTTTGCACGATTACGACCATGTGACTGCTACGCAGTGAAAGCCTTGTTGACGCCGAGTGATAAGTTTAGTCTGCCCTCGGGGCATAGTGCTGGCGCTTGGCTATATGCGACTTGCTTGATGGAGCAAATTCCACTAGCTGCGTTTCCGTTGATGATTTGGGCTTCAGGAGTGTCATTGTCACGCGTAATTGTAGGGGTACATTATCCACTTGATGTGGTGCTTGGTGCGGCAATGGGTGTTGCCTGTGCAAGTTTAGCGATAGTGATATTAGGAAGCGTATGA
- the rraA gene encoding ribonuclease E activity regulator RraA → MEYSTSDLCDHFADVVDVLEPMFINFGGQTSFSGRITTVKCFENNEQIQDVLQQDGTGRVLLVDGGGSTRRALVDIDLAELAVENNWQGIIVYGAVRHVDELEESDIGIQAIASIPVAADSSGSGEVGIPVNFAGVSFYEDDFVYADSTGIIISAEELILEDDNEDN, encoded by the coding sequence ATGGAATACAGCACTTCTGATCTTTGCGACCACTTTGCTGATGTGGTTGATGTGCTAGAGCCTATGTTCATCAATTTTGGCGGCCAGACGTCATTTAGTGGTCGTATCACTACCGTCAAATGTTTTGAAAACAATGAGCAAATCCAAGATGTACTACAACAAGACGGTACTGGTCGTGTGCTGCTCGTTGATGGTGGTGGTTCAACTCGTCGTGCACTGGTTGATATTGATTTAGCTGAGCTAGCGGTCGAGAACAACTGGCAAGGCATCATCGTTTACGGCGCGGTGCGCCATGTTGATGAATTAGAAGAAAGCGATATTGGCATTCAAGCAATCGCTTCTATCCCAGTAGCAGCAGATAGCAGTGGCAGCGGCGAAGTCGGCATTCCCGTTAATTTCGCAGGTGTCTCTTTTTACGAAGATGATTTTGTTTACGCCGACTCCACCGGCATTATCATCTCTGCGGAAGAGTTAATTTTAGAAGATGATAACGAAGACAATTAA